Sequence from the Prunus persica cultivar Lovell chromosome G5, Prunus_persica_NCBIv2, whole genome shotgun sequence genome:
TTAACATCTCCAACCCCTTTTAATCCCTCTAGTCAGAGACcctttgtttctgtttcttctccCTCCACAAGGGTTGAGTCTTTTCAGTTCAGAGGGAGGCAGCTATGTCTCCGGCGCCGGCTTCTGGTTCTTCCCTCTAAGGCTACTGCTGACCAACGACAAGGTTAGGATCATCTGTCCATTTGAGGCTTTGAAATTGGTGTTTGGTGCTTGCTGGTttaagttttgtgaaattattgaatgaaattaatatatattttttttttatgcgaATGAAATTGATTGAGCATTGTGTATGATGATTGAAATTAACTAATTAAGTAATCAATTTCAAGTTCACTGCTGTATTCATTGTGATATGAATTGAACACTTAGCTTACTATAAAGGGTGTGCTTAGTTAATAGATAATATTGTAAATGGGTTCGTTCTTATATCTCCCAAGTCATGAAAGAATATggtaacaaaacaaaatgataaaCTTAGATTTTTTCTAAATGtaatgcaaaagaaaattagggaCTTGTTCATGATTCagtcttaaattttttttacttgcaCGGACAAGTGTCGCCATGTGAAATTTACTCTATAATGtggaaaatgttttttttttttcctctttgcgATATATACCACTTTTATTGATCACATTTCTTATCGATATGGGGATCATCTACATAATTTGTTTTCTACCTCCATGTCACCTTTGTAGAAAGCAATGTAGTCAATGTTCACAAATAAGTTTATTACTTAAATTTAGACTTCTTGCTTGGTTTTCCTTTGAAATTTCTTGAGTCAATTCCAATGTCTTTGTTTCAGACAAGGTTGAAGACGAGGAAGTTTTTGATGGCAAGATCCTGCAATATTGTAGCATAGACAAGAAAGGGAAGAAGTCTTTGGGTGAACTTGAACAAGACTTTCTTCAAGCTCTACAAGTAATTCTACACTGCATTTCAATGCTTTATGTTGCTATAGTGTTTTTCTGTTACACACATTATGATTCTATAAATAAAGAGATACAAGAAAAATACTAAATCTGGATCTCGGTTGCCTTGCACAACTAATGTAGGGAAAAAGTGCAATGGCTCCTTCAGTTACCTTGTTCTAGAAGTTAGCTATCTGTGTTTAAGATACTgactatttttcttcttcttcttcttcttttcattctaAAGTCATTCTATTATGATGGTAAAGCTATTATGTCAAACGAGGAATTTGATAATCTCAAGGAAGAACTAATGTGGGAGGGCAGCAGCGTTGTTATGCTAAGTATGGACCCCttcatttgtttttgaatGGGACTTGGCAACTCAATATCTTGAATTTCATAAtggtcatatttttttaagattTAATTTCAGTTTCTCTTGTTTAATTTTACCATGCAGGCTCTGATGAACAGAAGTTTTTGGAAGCTTCAATGGCCTATGTGTCTGGGAAACCAATTCTGACAGACGAAGAGTATGATAAACTGAAGATGAGGCTaaaggtttgtttttgttggttgGTTTCAtgtcttctttccttctttcctcTCCATATGTATGCTTTAGCTGCGATCTTAACTTTATTTTGCAGACGGAAGGGAGTGATATTGTAGTTGAGGGTCCCAGATGCAGTCTCCGTACCAGAAAGGTGTGAAATGCTCAGTTTTCTTGCTCTTTCTCTATGTATCCATTGTATGCATTTACCGTTGTATACCATTGGCCTCATGTGGTGGCTCGGCTTGGACTAAATCGGAGCTAAGTCAAAGCCAGTCCTTATAAGTCCCACCTCTCTAGACGGGACTTGTACTGATTAACTTGCTTGCACAAATGAAGGCATAAATGGCCAACAGGGTTGTGCTTGTACTAATGAACTTGCTTCCAACAGGTTTACAGTGACCTGAGTGTTGACTATTTGAAGATGCTCCTGCTGAATGTCCCAGCAACTGTTGTTGCCCTAGCAGCGTAAGTCATATGATCATATCATCAAATGTAGGCTTAAAACTGACAATCCCATAGCTGCAGCTTTAATGCATGTGAACCTAAAAGAGTCTGTTTTGAGAATGCTATGTTATTCTGCTTCACAGCTCTTCTTTGAGTGAAAGGATATCTTCTTATTCTATATAATACTGCatcattttttcttgttttcattttaatcaACTTCCTCATGAAAATGATTAGAAAGTATAaactgatttttattttttgactctgttcaaacttaaaaattatgcctttcctatatttttttatttattgaaactCTGGTCTTAACTTTCCTTGTGTCCTGATCTGCTAGGTTCTTCTTCCTGGATGATGTAACTGGGTTCGAAATCACGTATCTTTTGGAGGTAAGCAGTCACCATATCCAGAGTTCCTTGTTCTAATTTCACACATATTTTGGGATGGCTAAAAGTCATTGGTTTTTGGATATGCTCTCTTTTAACACAACCTTTCATAAATTCTTGGGCTGCAGCTGCCAGAGCCATACAGCTTCATTTTCACATGGTTTGCTGCTGTTCCAGTCATAGTTTATTTAGCTCAGGCACTCACCAAACTGATTGTGAAGGATGTTCTGATCTTAAAGGTACAGAGAATTTGTCCTGTCAAATGTTAGTTCTTAACTTCTTATAAGttatatgaaaatattatgTATCTGATGTTGTTGATGCTATATTGCTATTAACATgtaacatttattttatagggCCCTTGTCCAAACTGTGGTACAGAGAATGTGTCCTTCTTCGGGACCATACTATCCATTTCAAACGGCGGTGCTACCAACACCATTAAATGCTCAAAGTGAGTAAACAGCTAACCATTGATTCTATGAGCAATGCTCGGGTTAGTTGCCCACTATCGAATGGACGACTCTCAGCCGTTGATGCAAGTGGAACCTACATTGCATCAGTGACTGAGAGCCGGCCACTTGCATGGGGACAACCGATCTCAGGAAAATCTTTGATTCTAGTATCCACGTTTCCTCGTTTTTGTTCCCTTTAGTTTTAACTGTTATGAGTAATATTTGACTGCAGCTGTGGAACTCCGTTGGTTTATGATTCAAATACGCGTTTGATTACATTGCCAGAAGGAAGCAATGCTTGATTAGAATTTGGAACTTGGGAGTACGTATATTATCTACCCAACTCAATTATGTAGCATAAAAAGTAATGCATAAATCAGCACTTGTACTGTGTAAGTGGTTTCTTGTGCTGAATAATATACTCGAACGgtagttttttcttcttatttggaTCTTCGAAAATCTCAGCAGTTGATTGTGAATATGAATACAAGGAGAGAAGATATCATGATCAGATAGTTCAGCTTTCACGCTTATCGTGCGATCttaaattccaaattttgacAATAACTCAGTTGTGaagcattttcttttctctatatTTGGGTTGTCTACAAATAACCCTCTCTGGACTGAAATGTGTAAACTAAGCCCCACAAAGTTGATCGCAATTTACTTGgtaatttttgtatatattatgGTCCACAGGACCACAACTCTATGTCCATTATGGCCGTATGCAGTCTGCATAACTAAAGCTTCATCGACAACGGGCCTGTAACTCAACTGGTTAACTACAACTACTCATGCACCTTCGATTCCCCCTCCTTCataatatcacttgtattaaaaataaaataaaatcttaatCATGCCTGCCTAATGCCAGTAATAAATACTTAAAAAATTGTCCAGCTAATATATGATAAAGTGTTTTCTCATGTAGCAAGAACTGAAAAACCAATAGTACTAAGATTACGATAATACTTCCTGAAGCGTTTCAACATCCATACAACATACAGAACGGCCTCCACAAGACGGTTGAGTAACGGCAGATAAAGCATATTAATACATCCACAAAAATGGGCATCAAATCAACTCTAAAGGTGGAAAAACATGAGACAGGTTCGCTCCTTCCTACTCAATCCATCTGAGATGCTGCCATTATAAAAGCATCACAGCTGATGCAGCAACCACCATCTTCTCTATAGGACCGCCACATCTAAATAATCCCCAATCTACATCACAGAATGGAAAGAAGTGAGAACACCCATCGTTTCCTTTTTTGGTTGAACACAATAAATTCAGACATAAAATTTCACTTTACCTGGAAGTTAAAATCATTCAATGCCTTGTTCTCATCCGGATTTCTACCATTTCCATAAGAATGTGTCATCCCAACCTTTAGAAATCCAAGAaacacaatttttaaaaaaacacaaattaaattaatgtgcATAAGTACACAAGTGGTGTATCTATGATGATGTATAGATCATAATATACATGGCTCAACTGCATCCGTACCTAAGCTATATTGTTTCCAACCTACCTATACTCTGTATCAATATCATACTGTATGCACGCCCATAGAATATGCCAAATGTGacagaaaacaaatttaaaagaggTGAAAAGATACATATGAaattcactttttttcttttgatagcACATAAGCTTTTCACATTAATGAGCATAAGTTTCAGTTGAAGCAGAAAAAATGATTTATTTATCTGTAAAGTGGAGCATAAAGAAAGTCTTGATAGCTTGATTTGAAAACCTAAAATGTATCATaatacatgcatatatatcaCTAAATGAGAAGGTAGTAAGTACCGTTTTCACAACAAAATGACCGCGCCTGTCAGGGtatacaaaagcaaaagaaagttTTGCATTTCTTCTCCTAGCCTCTGGAGCAATCTCTTTGACCTGACAAAGAACTAGAATCATCTTTGGAGCaagtaatataaaattattcaaCCAAATATGGCAAAGAGTATAGGATGGCATGACAATATAAAGAATGGACCACATACAAGATCAGTTAGCTCGCGAAGTGTCGCGTCTTTCCATGTATAAATTTGGACCTCATCTTTGGGTTCCTTGCCTCTGACTGCAAAATCCTCATTATTATGATGACTTCCAATCTGCAGAAAGATAAGTTAAATGAAATCGTAAAATGCTAAATCGGAATATCATCAGCCAAACCATGTGTCTCTTTCATTTCCTTTGTATTAACATTGACTTCCCTCGCTAACACTGCTGGTAAATTCTCCTACAACGTGAGTTTCCTCAGACTTCAAAACCAAATTATTACTGCTTATGATGGTACAGGAAACCCAATGTAATTCTCTTTCCCCCATCCGAATCTTATCTCAGAATCACCACCATAACTTTCAACCGAACTGATTTCAGAGCCTAGTTAGAGCAACCATGTTAAAGGCCAAGAGTGAGTGAGCCACTAATATATGTAGTTAAGAGTAGGGACTTCATAAGCACATTTGTAAGAACAAGTTTCAATCGTTTCCCTTTCACTCTCTAATGGTGCAAAAAGCATTCCCAAACAACCCTAATGCTTTTCTAACACTactctgcaacaaaatcaacaatatCTACTTCCACAAAAAGACCTTTAAGTCAAGTAAAGATTGAAGTTTTAAAAGGGTCATCTGATTTTGAatatagaaaaagaattagcacaagaagaagctgaacACTACTACCCAGTCATGAACAATTTCCGAAACCCAATTTGACAACAATAAAATActtaaaaactataaataaatcaataaaacaCTAACTGGACTTGCACATACCTTAGTGAAAACCCGAAGCAACAAAGGGCAAGTCTGCACATAAACCAGCAAGAAAGtaagttgaaaacaaaatttgaaaaacataGAAACCCTAAAGAAGCAAACAGCAAAGCTTGAAAGGGAGCACCTTTTCACGGTCGACGGGCTCGAGGCGGGGAGGGGGCGGGGGCGGTGGACCCCTAgagtgaggaggaggagggagggGTCTGCCGGTTGGACCTCGGGTCTGGGCTTGGTTCTGGGGACCCGGTCCGCCCATCTTGTCGTCTCTGTTTCTCCTCTCCATTGTTGAAGTCCTTCCCTGAGCTTTTTGGTTCGAGAATGATTTCGGGTTTTCGGGTTTGAGTTTGGGACTTTGGGTTAATGTAGTAGAATTTGTACTGTACGGATACGGGTCATGAGTCTTTAGCCCACTGAAACAAAAGGCCCGAAAAAGCCCATGGAGTTGCCAATCACTAATATTAAAGGCTTATTTATGTATATGGTCCATGTGCTTTCAAACTTATCTCAGATTACCACATGTGTTTGCAAACGTCTCAAAGTACCCTCCAACCTTTTAAAAACAGTCTCACGTTACCCGTTCCGTCAATTTTTTAGACGTTCCGTTACAAGCGTTGTGCCCCACTTCGTTTTAATCTTTAACCTCTTCGAATAAGGATTTCTCAGTTCtaagaaagggaaaaattgGGTGAGAAGGGGAAATTGGAGAAGAGGGCTTAGGGTTTGTGAAAATCTGAGTTGCCTTCGATTTTGGGAGAATCTGGAGAAGAAATTAGGGATTTATAGAACTCTGAGGTGGAGTTTGAAATTGGGAGATTGTGAAGTAGAAGATTTGGATTGATGGAAACAGGAGAGAAGCAAGGAGAAGCAAGGCATGGCCAATGGTGTCATTGTGGGAAGTTAGCACGGATGCAGACTTCTTGGACCAGTTCAAACCCAGGGCGGAGATTTCTAGTCTGCCCAAAGTCAAAGGTAAGCATATTTAAGatcaaattttcaatcttTATTTTGGGCATCACAAATTGATAGagtttttattgatgaaagtgTTAGTCATTGATGAAATTTTCAGTCATTTTATTATGAAATTTTCAGTCATTTTTCTTGGTTGATACAGGGAAGTGGAGAAAAAGGATGTAGGTTTTTCAGTGGTTTGATACAGAAATGTGTGAGCGTTCAAAGTCTTTGATACCTGGTTTGCTGAGGAAGAGTGATAGGGTGGAGAAGGAAAATGCAAAGATTCGAGCAAAGTCAAAAATATTGTGGGCTGCTATGTTGCTTTCCTGGTTGGTGGTGTTTGCCATGAAGATGAATTAGGCACTTTGGCAATAGTTCAGTGGGCACTGTAATTTGAGAACAAATGTTAATGTAATGTAAGGCACTTTGGCAGTAGTTTAGTGGGCAAATTTAATTTGAGAACAAATGCTAATCTAATGTAAGGCACTTTGGCAGTAGTTATGTTAGTGTAATGTAATGTAATTTGGTGTAATGTAATGTAATGCTAGTTAAGTTTGTTGattgtaatttatttagaGGTTACAAATGGTGACATGAATGGTAACTTGTTTAGAGGTTACAAATGGTGACATGAATGTAATGCTAGTTAAGTATGATCTGTGATATGAATGGTAACTTGTTTAGAGGTTACAAATGGTGACATACTGAATGGTCAATTATCTATAACATACATCAATAATCCCACAAACCAAATATAAACACAAACCAAAACAAGTTCCAACCGTAACAGCCTTAGGAATATAAGCACAAACCAAAACAGGTTCCAAATAGGTTCCAACCATAACAACCttagaaatatatttacaaACTAAAATAGGTTCCAAAACAGGTTCCAACCATAACAGACATCAAATATACAGGTTCCAACCATAACAGACATCAATAATCCCACAAACCAACAACCATGTCTGGACCATTAAAGTCTTCCACAACATTCAAGGATGAAAAAAAGGATCTTTGACAAAATGGCTCCTATGTTGATCTTTCATCCTCCTCCTACGTTGTTGTACTT
This genomic interval carries:
- the LOC18778007 gene encoding histone deacetylase complex subunit SAP18, yielding MERRNRDDKMGGPGPQNQAQTRGPTGRPLPPPPHSRGPPPPPPPRLEPVDREKTCPLLLRVFTKIGSHHNNEDFAVRGKEPKDEVQIYTWKDATLRELTDLVKEIAPEARRRNAKLSFAFVYPDRRGHFVVKTVGMTHSYGNGRNPDENKALNDFNFQIGDYLDVAVL
- the LOC18776947 gene encoding PGR5-like protein 1A, chloroplastic gives rise to the protein MATKLAFTLTSPTPFNPSSQRPFVSVSSPSTRVESFQFRGRQLCLRRRLLVLPSKATADQRQDKVEDEEVFDGKILQYCSIDKKGKKSLGELEQDFLQALQSFYYDGKAIMSNEEFDNLKEELMWEGSSVVMLSSDEQKFLEASMAYVSGKPILTDEEYDKLKMRLKTEGSDIVVEGPRCSLRTRKVYSDLSVDYLKMLLLNVPATVVALAAFFFLDDVTGFEITYLLELPEPYSFIFTWFAAVPVIVYLAQALTKLIVKDVLILKGPCPNCGTENVSFFGTILSISNGGATNTIKCSNCGTPLVYDSNTRLITLPEGSNA